The following are encoded together in the Bacillus sp. V2I10 genome:
- a CDS encoding sugar transferase produces the protein MYKILFKRVFDLILSVIALPFWLIILAIISSLIYFQDKGSIFYNAPRLGKNGKVFKMYKFRSMKVNAPDLRNEDGSTFNAENDPRLTKIGKFIRKTSLDETPQLLNIIRGDMSIIGPRPDLPEHCELYEGNEKRKLEIRPGVTGYNQAYFRNTVPWKERIQNDIYYIDHMSWLLDIKIFFKTAVSVLKREDVFVTDKNAKSNSNTGIGM, from the coding sequence ATGTATAAGATCTTATTTAAAAGAGTATTTGATTTAATTCTATCAGTAATAGCTTTGCCATTTTGGCTTATTATCTTAGCTATCATTAGTTCACTTATTTACTTTCAAGACAAAGGGTCAATTTTTTATAATGCTCCACGACTTGGTAAGAACGGAAAAGTATTTAAAATGTATAAATTCCGTTCTATGAAAGTGAACGCTCCGGATTTAAGAAATGAAGATGGTTCTACTTTTAATGCAGAAAATGATCCTAGATTAACTAAAATAGGTAAGTTTATTCGGAAGACAAGTTTAGACGAAACACCCCAGCTATTAAATATCATAAGGGGTGACATGAGTATCATCGGTCCTAGACCTGACTTGCCGGAACATTGTGAACTATATGAGGGCAATGAAAAACGAAAACTAGAAATTAGACCGGGAGTTACTGGGTATAACCAAGCTTACTTTAGAAACACTGTGCCTTGGAAAGAAAGAATCCAAAATGATATCTACTACATTGACCACATGTCTTGGTTACTAGATATTAAGATTTTCTTTAAAACAGCTGTTTCAGTGTTAAAACGTGAAGATGTATTTGTAACTGATAAGAATGCTAAATCTAATAGTAATACTGGCATAGGAATGTAA
- a CDS encoding N-acetyltransferase, with protein MKKKNIENAVTFYDLKWDTEFFGVKSAKVLLLKPLNLNQWDELKTRFRDYQFISIENQNSEPVNTQVIGKDTSAFLADVNIQFVKKIEGLHEIPKNITVHQKLKRNDQVIEIADFQFSKFTEDPELAKRGGDQVYHKWLINSFDKSEKFYALSKGENTDLNGFLLHSYSDNACVIELIAVSQNVAKGGIGTSLFKAVENEAHQRGYGEIRVGTQVRNMDAINFYHKVGCKQVGCHQVYHLWNL; from the coding sequence ATGAAAAAAAAAAATATTGAAAATGCAGTGACCTTCTACGACTTAAAGTGGGACACAGAGTTTTTTGGGGTAAAGAGTGCCAAAGTCCTTTTGCTTAAGCCTCTTAACTTGAATCAATGGGATGAACTGAAAACCAGATTTAGAGATTATCAGTTTATATCAATTGAGAATCAAAATTCAGAACCTGTTAATACACAGGTGATAGGGAAAGATACTTCTGCGTTTTTGGCAGATGTGAATATTCAGTTTGTGAAAAAGATAGAAGGTCTACATGAAATTCCAAAAAACATTACAGTTCATCAAAAGTTAAAGAGAAATGATCAAGTGATAGAGATTGCAGATTTTCAATTCTCGAAGTTTACAGAGGATCCGGAATTGGCTAAACGTGGTGGAGATCAAGTTTATCATAAATGGCTTATAAATTCATTTGATAAATCCGAGAAGTTTTATGCGTTATCTAAGGGTGAGAATACTGATCTAAACGGTTTTTTATTACATTCTTATTCAGATAATGCCTGTGTAATAGAGCTTATTGCTGTGTCGCAAAATGTAGCTAAAGGTGGTATTGGTACAAGTTTATTCAAAGCAGTTGAAAATGAAGCACATCAACGTGGCTACGGTGAAATAAGAGTTGGTACTCAAGTGCGGAATATGGATGCAATTAACTTTTATCATAAGGTTGGTTGTAAGCAAGTTGGTTGCCATCAAGTTTATCACTTGTGGAATTTATAA
- a CDS encoding glycosyltransferase family 4 protein has translation MRVLYIATSFPEPTKGATIYTDLAEALNEAGHEITVAVSEQSRNKKSTEMKKERGFDVLRVVTGNYYDVGYIEKGITSLKIPVLMRKGIKKYLGDRIFDLILFEAPPVTNAGLVDWAKKNFSCPSYLMLKDIFPQNAVDLGILKRNGLLYRYFKAKEKKLLKTADYIGCMSSENKRYIVEHNSWLNPQNIEIFPNTKKLTGSIKPISFPMRERYGIPKEACVFLFGGNMGRPQYIDLLCEVIKDCKDEKEMYFLFVGRGTDRPKLEQTIKENDINNALVIENLPRTEYEQITKECDIGLIVLDPRFTIPNYPSRILAYMEYAKPVIAAIDKVTDLKEMIEKANCGEWVWSGDVQSVINKAKEMSKSERLSEMGDNGRKYLESEFNVNRSVEILENHFGKAR, from the coding sequence TTGAGAGTTTTATATATTGCGACTTCGTTTCCGGAGCCGACTAAAGGTGCAACAATATACACAGATTTAGCAGAGGCATTAAATGAGGCTGGGCATGAAATAACAGTTGCAGTGTCCGAACAGTCAAGAAATAAAAAAAGTACTGAAATGAAGAAGGAACGTGGTTTTGATGTACTGCGGGTAGTTACCGGGAATTACTATGATGTAGGATATATTGAAAAGGGTATAACTTCTTTAAAAATACCAGTACTTATGCGTAAAGGTATAAAAAAGTACCTAGGAGATAGAATCTTTGATTTAATCTTATTTGAAGCACCACCGGTAACGAATGCTGGACTAGTGGATTGGGCCAAGAAGAACTTTAGTTGTCCATCATATCTAATGCTTAAAGATATTTTTCCGCAAAATGCAGTTGACTTGGGCATTTTAAAACGAAATGGGCTCTTATATCGATATTTCAAAGCAAAAGAAAAGAAGTTGCTCAAGACAGCAGATTATATTGGGTGCATGTCTTCAGAGAATAAACGATATATTGTGGAACACAATTCATGGCTCAATCCCCAAAATATCGAAATATTTCCAAACACTAAAAAATTGACAGGTTCTATAAAACCAATTAGTTTTCCAATGCGAGAGCGTTACGGAATTCCTAAAGAAGCCTGCGTTTTTTTATTTGGTGGGAATATGGGGAGGCCGCAGTATATAGATCTTTTGTGTGAAGTTATTAAGGATTGTAAGGATGAAAAGGAAATGTACTTTCTCTTTGTCGGTAGGGGAACTGATAGACCAAAGTTAGAACAGACGATAAAAGAAAATGATATCAACAATGCGCTTGTGATTGAGAATCTCCCGAGAACTGAATACGAACAGATAACGAAAGAATGTGATATTGGACTGATTGTGCTTGATCCACGATTCACAATACCAAACTATCCATCTCGTATTCTGGCATATATGGAATATGCAAAGCCTGTCATTGCAGCGATAGATAAAGTCACTGATCTTAAAGAGATGATTGAGAAAGCTAACTGTGGTGAGTGGGTGTGGTCGGGTGATGTACAAAGTGTTATAAATAAGGCAAAAGAAATGTCCAAATCAGAAAGACTTTCTGAGATGGGAGATAACGGACGAAAGTACTTAGAAAGCGAATTTAATGTGAATCGTTCTGTTGAAATATTAGAGAATCATTTTGGAAAGGCGAGGTAA
- a CDS encoding polysaccharide biosynthesis protein, with protein MFNNKTLLITGGTGSFGNAVMKRFLDTEIKEIRIFSRDEKKQDDMRKKYKSNKLKFYLGDVRDLASVKNAMHGVDYIFHAAALKQVPSCEFFPLEAVKTNILGTDNVLTAAIDYGVKKVICLSTDKAAYPINAMGISKAMMEKVFVAKAKTVDPERTLICGTRYGNVMASRGSVIPLFIEQIKSGQPLTITDPNMTRYLMSLEEAVELVIFAFQNAEAGDIMVQKAPACLIGDLAQAIKELFNADTEIKVIGTRHGEKLYETLLTREEYVVAEDLGGFFRVPSDQRDLNYDKYFAEGDKKLSTEGEYNSHNTQILNIEQIKEKLLELEFVQKELKNTKVKLVTNK; from the coding sequence ATGTTTAATAATAAAACATTACTAATAACTGGAGGAACCGGCTCATTCGGTAATGCGGTTATGAAAAGATTCCTAGATACTGAGATTAAAGAAATTCGTATTTTCTCACGTGATGAAAAAAAACAAGATGATATGAGAAAGAAATATAAAAGTAATAAACTTAAGTTTTACCTTGGAGATGTTAGAGACTTGGCTAGTGTTAAAAATGCTATGCATGGTGTTGATTATATCTTCCATGCTGCTGCCTTAAAACAAGTTCCGTCTTGTGAATTTTTTCCACTAGAAGCTGTAAAAACTAACATTTTAGGGACTGATAATGTTTTAACAGCGGCTATAGATTATGGTGTCAAAAAGGTAATTTGCCTTTCAACTGACAAAGCAGCCTATCCAATTAATGCAATGGGGATTTCAAAAGCAATGATGGAAAAGGTTTTTGTTGCTAAAGCAAAAACTGTCGATCCAGAAAGAACGCTTATTTGTGGTACTAGGTATGGTAATGTAATGGCCTCTCGTGGATCTGTCATACCGTTATTTATTGAACAGATAAAAAGTGGTCAACCATTAACAATTACAGATCCCAATATGACAAGGTATCTCATGAGTCTGGAAGAAGCAGTAGAGCTAGTTATATTTGCCTTCCAAAATGCAGAGGCTGGAGACATCATGGTACAAAAAGCACCAGCGTGTTTAATTGGAGATTTAGCACAAGCAATAAAAGAGCTATTTAACGCTGATACTGAGATTAAGGTTATTGGTACCAGGCATGGTGAAAAGTTATATGAAACACTCCTAACAAGGGAAGAATATGTAGTTGCTGAAGATTTAGGTGGATTCTTCCGGGTTCCATCTGATCAACGCGATTTAAATTATGACAAGTATTTTGCGGAAGGGGATAAGAAATTATCAACAGAAGGAGAATATAATTCGCATAATACCCAAATTTTAAATATAGAACAGATTAAAGAAAAATTGCTTGAATTAGAATTTGTTCAAAAAGAGTTGAAAAATACTAAAGTTAAACTAGTGACTAATAAATAG
- a CDS encoding capsular polysaccharide biosynthesis protein CapF: MKILVTGSKGFVGKNLIAELKTKGYNEIFEFNRESDLSLLYKYTKECEFVFHLAGVNRPKEEKEFMYGNYGFTFELLELLKKHNNKSPVLITSSIQAEKDNPYGRSKKAGEDLLFKYSKETGAKALVYRLPNLFGKWCRPNYNSAVATFCHNIARDLEIQVNDPSVELTLCYIDDVLAEFKRALEGNETVMECFCAVPVTHKIKIGELTEKIYSFRKNRESLVMPSLEKDLDRALYSTFLSYLEEDNFSYKLKKNVDNRGWLAEFIKSDSMGQIFISKTKPGIKRGNHWHHTKVEKFLVIQGDAVIKFRQIDSGNILEYKVNGETPEVVDIPVGYTHSIENTGEEDVLTLFWACEIFNPEKPDTYYLEV, translated from the coding sequence GTGAAAATACTAGTTACAGGATCAAAGGGGTTCGTAGGGAAAAACCTTATTGCCGAATTAAAAACTAAAGGTTACAATGAAATATTTGAATTTAATAGAGAAAGCGATTTATCTTTGCTATATAAATATACAAAAGAATGTGAATTTGTTTTTCATTTAGCAGGTGTTAATAGGCCAAAAGAAGAAAAAGAATTTATGTATGGAAACTATGGTTTCACTTTTGAATTGTTAGAACTACTAAAAAAACATAATAATAAATCACCTGTTTTGATTACTTCTTCCATACAGGCTGAAAAGGATAATCCTTATGGTAGAAGTAAGAAAGCTGGAGAAGATTTATTGTTTAAATATAGTAAAGAAACAGGGGCAAAAGCTCTGGTATACAGATTACCTAATCTTTTCGGAAAATGGTGCAGGCCTAACTATAATAGTGCTGTAGCAACATTTTGTCACAATATAGCAAGAGATCTAGAAATTCAAGTTAATGACCCAAGTGTAGAACTTACATTATGTTATATAGATGATGTACTAGCAGAATTTAAACGAGCATTAGAAGGTAATGAGACAGTAATGGAATGTTTCTGTGCAGTGCCTGTAACACATAAAATCAAAATAGGTGAGCTTACAGAAAAGATCTATTCTTTTAGAAAAAATAGGGAATCTTTAGTAATGCCATCATTGGAAAAAGATTTAGATAGAGCTTTATATAGTACATTTTTATCTTATTTAGAAGAAGATAATTTTTCATATAAATTAAAGAAAAATGTTGATAATCGAGGTTGGCTTGCAGAGTTCATAAAATCCGATAGTATGGGACAAATATTCATCTCAAAAACCAAGCCGGGCATTAAACGTGGCAATCACTGGCATCATACTAAAGTAGAAAAATTCCTTGTAATTCAAGGTGATGCCGTTATCAAGTTCAGACAAATAGACTCTGGAAATATACTTGAATATAAGGTGAATGGTGAAACACCAGAGGTAGTGGACATACCAGTTGGTTATACACATTCAATAGAGAATACTGGGGAAGAAGATGTTTTAACCCTATTTTGGGCTTGTGAAATTTTCAATCCAGAAAAGCCAGATACGTATTACTTGGAGGTTTAA
- the wecB gene encoding non-hydrolyzing UDP-N-acetylglucosamine 2-epimerase, with protein MKKMKLMTIVGTRPEIIRLSEVIKACDRYFDHRLVHTGQNWDYTLNEIFFEELELRQPDHFLGVVGEDLGETMGNIISGTYKILKQEKPDALLILGDTNSCLSAVAAKRLKIPIFHMEAGNRCFDQNVPEEINRKIVDHISDINLAYTEHSRRYLLSEGIRKEHVFVTGSPMAEVLHKNIDKIESSKVLEELALEKGKYILVSAHREENIDDEKNFFSLMSALNNIADMYNLPIIYSTHPRSWKRIEESGFKFNPLVKQMKPFGFFDYNNLQVNSFCVLSDSGTLSEESAILNFPAVLIRTSTERPEVLDKGSVIIGGIKENEIVQAVNLCRVMWEDNKEVELAIDYKDNNVSAKVVKIVQSYSKIINKFIWNK; from the coding sequence ATGAAAAAAATGAAGTTAATGACTATTGTAGGAACTAGACCTGAGATTATCAGATTATCAGAGGTAATAAAAGCTTGTGATAGATATTTTGACCATAGGTTAGTTCATACTGGGCAGAACTGGGATTACACATTAAATGAAATATTTTTTGAGGAATTAGAGTTGAGACAACCTGATCATTTTTTGGGAGTTGTAGGTGAAGATCTAGGTGAAACTATGGGTAATATTATTTCAGGCACATATAAAATCTTAAAACAAGAAAAACCTGATGCGTTGTTAATTCTAGGTGATACAAATAGCTGCTTAAGTGCGGTTGCAGCTAAACGTTTAAAAATACCCATTTTCCATATGGAAGCAGGGAATCGTTGCTTTGATCAAAATGTACCTGAAGAGATCAATAGAAAAATAGTAGACCACATATCAGATATTAACTTAGCCTATACGGAGCACAGCAGAAGATATTTACTATCAGAAGGCATAAGAAAAGAGCATGTGTTTGTAACAGGATCACCTATGGCAGAAGTGTTACACAAAAACATAGATAAGATAGAGAGTAGTAAAGTATTAGAGGAACTTGCTCTAGAAAAAGGAAAATATATTTTAGTTTCTGCTCATAGAGAAGAGAATATTGATGACGAAAAAAACTTCTTTTCGTTAATGAGTGCTCTTAACAATATAGCCGATATGTATAATTTACCTATTATTTATTCTACCCATCCAAGAAGTTGGAAACGTATAGAAGAAAGTGGCTTTAAATTTAATCCTTTAGTAAAGCAGATGAAACCATTCGGCTTCTTTGATTACAATAATTTGCAAGTTAATTCTTTTTGTGTATTATCTGATAGTGGTACATTGTCCGAAGAATCGGCTATTTTAAATTTCCCTGCTGTATTAATTAGAACTTCAACTGAGCGTCCGGAAGTATTGGACAAAGGTAGTGTTATTATTGGTGGCATAAAAGAAAATGAAATTGTCCAGGCCGTTAACTTGTGCCGTGTAATGTGGGAAGATAATAAAGAAGTTGAATTGGCAATAGATTACAAAGATAATAATGTGTCAGCAAAGGTAGTTAAAATTGTACAAAGTTATTCCAAGATTATTAATAAATTCATATGGAATAAATAA
- a CDS encoding oligosaccharide flippase family protein, which yields MELVPNSEKIIPSNQFSLKKNFLFTLVGNLSYAFSQLMIILLIAKFGTPEMVGRYALALAITAPVFLLVNVNLRTIQATDTKNEYKFIEYFYNRNIANIIGLLIIWIILSGINLNKETQIIVFIMAFCRIFESICDVSFGLFQQHERMDFVSVSKIIQSLLSVLFVTIAIILFNNIGLAVALIGLSFLLTFLIYNLKKIYIITGTRLDIFKRKVDFKKIIVLFVTGLPLGIAASLDSFNANIPRYFLQYYMDEKSVGFFSAIAFIMASGGMIITSMAQSVTPRLARLYNTNLKSFRNLIRKLIILAVGIGLIGVLVSWLSGDIILGALYGPEYKNYNNIFVLIMIGAAIWYMSSFLGTALVSTRKFNSQMTIYVITTIVSLAASFFLIPLYGLTGAALTVVLCHITRLTITFILYYLYTKV from the coding sequence ATGGAATTAGTTCCTAATTCAGAGAAAATCATCCCCTCAAATCAATTTTCTTTAAAAAAAAATTTCCTTTTCACGTTAGTTGGGAATTTGAGCTATGCTTTCAGCCAATTGATGATTATACTATTGATAGCAAAATTTGGAACACCTGAAATGGTTGGACGATATGCTTTGGCTTTAGCAATAACAGCACCAGTTTTTTTACTTGTGAACGTAAACTTAAGAACAATTCAAGCAACAGATACAAAAAATGAGTATAAGTTTATAGAATATTTTTATAATCGAAATATCGCCAATATAATAGGTCTTCTAATTATTTGGATTATTCTTAGTGGGATTAATCTAAATAAGGAAACACAAATAATTGTATTTATAATGGCTTTTTGTAGAATCTTCGAATCAATATGTGATGTTTCTTTCGGTTTATTCCAGCAACATGAAAGAATGGATTTTGTATCTGTATCGAAAATAATTCAGAGTTTATTATCCGTACTTTTTGTTACAATCGCGATTATTCTTTTTAATAACATAGGTTTAGCGGTGGCTTTAATTGGTCTATCATTTTTACTAACATTTTTAATCTATAATTTAAAAAAGATATACATTATTACTGGAACTCGATTGGATATTTTCAAGAGAAAAGTTGACTTCAAAAAAATAATAGTATTATTCGTTACAGGATTACCTCTTGGGATCGCAGCTTCCCTTGATTCATTTAATGCAAATATTCCAAGATACTTTTTGCAATATTACATGGACGAAAAATCAGTTGGTTTTTTCTCTGCGATAGCTTTTATTATGGCAAGTGGTGGAATGATAATAACGTCTATGGCACAATCTGTAACACCAAGATTAGCAAGACTATATAATACTAATTTAAAATCCTTTAGGAATTTAATAAGAAAATTAATTATTCTAGCTGTAGGCATAGGCCTTATTGGAGTATTAGTCAGTTGGTTGTCTGGAGATATTATATTAGGAGCTTTGTACGGTCCAGAGTACAAGAATTACAATAATATATTTGTTTTAATTATGATAGGTGCGGCTATTTGGTATATGTCTAGTTTTTTAGGAACTGCACTAGTTTCAACTCGAAAATTTAATAGCCAAATGACGATTTATGTTATAACCACTATAGTATCTCTCGCTGCTTCATTTTTCTTAATTCCGTTATATGGATTAACTGGAGCTGCATTGACTGTTGTATTATGTCATATAACTAGACTAACTATTACTTTTATATTGTATTATTTATATACCAAAGTTTAG
- a CDS encoding glycosyltransferase family 4 protein, with protein MLEKKTVLIFTPYYIPGFKGGGPIRSISNLVDALGNDFNFKIVTYDRDFGDQNSYKGIKQNAWNTIGQAEVFYVNHNWISFNNLKNFLNTIKYDLIYLNSFFSFKFSIMQMLLRKLNLIPQKPIVLAPRGEFSPGALKIKEKKKTLFIYLTKLIKLHSNVQWHGTSLEEKEHIIQNFGDDLDIHVASNLPSSINHNLKSRKKVKGSLKLVFLSRISPKKNLDGALKSLKQVSIPMVFNIYGPIEDSSYWDECKKIIETLPSNILVKYEGEIDNNKVSTIFLNHDALFFPTHGENYGHVIVESLLSGCPVILSDQTPWRELDKHGIGWDIPLKESNRFAAIFQELYDMDENDFGKISNNIRLYIDNNISNSDAIEDSIGLFS; from the coding sequence ATGTTAGAGAAAAAAACTGTTTTAATATTTACACCCTATTATATTCCTGGTTTTAAAGGTGGAGGCCCAATCCGCTCTATTAGTAATTTAGTTGATGCTCTAGGTAACGATTTTAACTTTAAAATCGTTACCTATGATAGAGATTTTGGTGATCAGAATTCTTATAAAGGAATAAAACAGAACGCATGGAATACCATTGGTCAAGCCGAGGTATTTTATGTTAATCATAACTGGATATCATTTAATAACCTTAAGAATTTTTTAAACACAATTAAATACGATTTAATTTACTTGAACAGCTTTTTTTCATTTAAATTTTCTATAATGCAAATGTTGTTAAGGAAACTCAATTTAATCCCCCAGAAACCTATCGTGTTAGCACCTCGTGGGGAATTCTCACCAGGAGCTCTGAAAATAAAAGAAAAAAAGAAGACATTATTTATTTATTTGACCAAATTAATAAAATTGCATTCCAATGTTCAATGGCATGGTACAAGCTTAGAAGAAAAGGAACATATTATTCAAAATTTTGGTGATGATTTAGATATTCATGTGGCTTCCAATCTTCCTTCGAGCATAAATCATAATCTGAAAAGTAGGAAAAAAGTTAAAGGAAGTTTAAAATTAGTGTTTTTATCAAGAATATCACCTAAAAAAAATTTAGATGGTGCGCTTAAAAGTTTAAAACAAGTATCGATTCCTATGGTATTTAATATCTATGGACCAATCGAGGATTCAAGTTATTGGGATGAATGCAAAAAAATTATAGAGACTTTGCCTAGTAATATATTGGTGAAATATGAGGGTGAAATCGATAATAATAAAGTTTCTACTATTTTTTTGAATCATGATGCTTTGTTTTTCCCTACGCATGGAGAAAATTATGGTCATGTTATTGTCGAGTCATTATTATCAGGATGTCCAGTAATTTTGAGTGATCAAACTCCATGGAGAGAATTAGATAAACATGGGATAGGTTGGGATATCCCACTCAAAGAAAGTAACCGTTTTGCAGCAATTTTTCAGGAATTATATGATATGGATGAAAATGATTTCGGAAAAATATCAAATAATATCAGACTTTACATTGATAATAACATTAGTAATTCTGATGCAATAGAAGATAGTATTGGTTTATTTTCATAA
- a CDS encoding UDP-glucose/GDP-mannose dehydrogenase family protein has product MKKIAIVGTGYVGLVTGVCLSEIGHNVTCVDIDEKKIEKMRAGFSPIYEPGLDELMKKNIQKGCLDFTTNHHDAFSNAEAIYIAVGTPQREDGSADLSFIKQVAKDIAENTPKEGFIVVTKSTVPVGTNYKIKQWILQYLQQNIQFDIVSNPEFLREGSAINDTFNGDRIVIGAESERAASIIEEINEPFNLPIFKTDINSAEMIKYASNAFLATKISFINEIANICGKLGANVDDVAYGMGLDTRIGSKFLNAGIGYGGSCFPKDTHALVQIAGNLEHQFDLLEAVINVNNKQQSILVEKALERFGSLEGKRVAMLGLAFKPNTDDMREAASIVIANELVENGAKIIAYDPIAAENAKKILPQEVIYVESVVDALDKAEIAFIVTEWAEIRDLSLNTYKRLMKKPVIIDGRNCYSLEEANKYEIDYISIGRPDSVGKEMVAYNI; this is encoded by the coding sequence ATGAAGAAAATTGCTATTGTTGGCACTGGTTATGTCGGATTAGTTACAGGGGTTTGTCTTTCTGAAATTGGCCACAACGTAACTTGTGTTGATATAGATGAAAAAAAAATAGAAAAAATGCGTGCTGGTTTTTCTCCGATTTACGAACCTGGATTAGATGAATTAATGAAAAAGAATATTCAAAAAGGCTGCTTAGATTTCACTACTAATCATCATGATGCTTTTTCTAATGCTGAGGCGATTTACATTGCAGTTGGTACACCACAAAGAGAAGATGGTTCTGCCGACTTAAGCTTTATAAAGCAAGTAGCCAAGGATATTGCAGAAAATACACCAAAAGAAGGATTTATTGTTGTAACCAAAAGTACAGTTCCAGTTGGAACTAATTATAAAATAAAACAATGGATTCTCCAATATCTGCAGCAAAACATCCAATTTGATATTGTCTCTAATCCTGAATTTTTACGTGAAGGCTCAGCTATTAATGATACCTTTAATGGTGATCGGATTGTTATTGGTGCAGAAAGTGAGCGAGCTGCTTCTATTATTGAAGAAATTAATGAGCCGTTTAACTTACCAATTTTTAAAACAGACATTAATAGCGCCGAAATGATAAAGTATGCCTCTAACGCTTTTCTAGCTACTAAGATCAGTTTTATTAATGAAATTGCGAATATTTGTGGGAAACTAGGGGCTAATGTAGATGACGTTGCCTATGGTATGGGATTAGATACTCGAATTGGTTCCAAATTTTTAAACGCTGGTATCGGTTATGGAGGATCATGTTTTCCAAAAGATACTCATGCGCTAGTTCAAATTGCTGGTAATTTAGAACACCAATTTGATTTATTAGAAGCTGTCATTAATGTTAATAACAAACAGCAATCCATACTTGTTGAAAAAGCTCTTGAACGATTTGGTAGTTTAGAGGGTAAGAGGGTTGCGATGCTGGGATTAGCATTTAAACCAAATACAGACGATATGCGAGAGGCAGCATCCATAGTAATTGCAAACGAGTTAGTTGAAAATGGAGCCAAAATAATCGCATATGATCCAATTGCTGCAGAAAACGCAAAGAAAATACTTCCACAAGAAGTTATATATGTTGAATCTGTGGTGGATGCGCTTGATAAAGCAGAAATTGCTTTCATTGTTACTGAGTGGGCAGAAATTCGGGATCTTTCCTTAAATACCTATAAACGTCTAATGAAAAAACCAGTTATAATTGATGGTCGGAACTGCTATTCTCTTGAAGAAGCAAACAAGTATGAAATTGACTATATTTCAATAGGTCGTCCAGATTCGGTAGGTAAGGAAATGGTAGCCTATAATATTTGA